The DNA sequence GATGTCGCGTGGCCCGTCGACCGTGACCCGATGAGGTGTACACGGGCCGGTTGGTGACCTGCCCGTCGCGGATCTTGACCACGATCGCGTCGATGAACACCGTCACATGCCGTGTTCGCGGAGGTGGGCGACGACGGACCGCCAACGGTCGCGCTCGCCTTCGCGGAGGAGCCGAAGGCGGGCGACGGAGTCACGCAGCAGAGCGGCACCGAGATCTACGTCGCACCGGAACTCGTTGACACGCTCGCCGACCACGCGCTAGACATCGAACACACCCCCAACGGTCCACAGCTTGCCCTTGTGCCGCAACGTGACGTGGAGCAGTAGGCCTCCGGCACGGTGCTCCGTCGCACTGATCCGCGCTCGGGCCTGATCAGCCGCGACGCCTGATCCGCTCCCTCTGAAACGCCGGGTGAAGCGGATTCCCGGTCGTCGCCGACCGGGCAACGGGTGTCAGGCGTCAGGACGCGGCCGCTCGGATCGATCAATTCACAGGGGGCCACCGTCTGAAGGGGTAAGCGCGTTACACTGGAGGGCTCTCCGCCCGCTGGGAGCGCGCTGGAACTGCTGAGGGCCGACACGACACGGGTCCCGGTATTCGTTCGCCCGCGACGCCAGGGGATCGACGACACCTCGGAGCAGCCATGTTGCGCACACGGACGTCGATGAACGAGCTCTCGTCCGACGAGTGCCTCGATCTGCTCACGACCCGCCGGCCGCGCGTCGGACGGCTGGCGTTCGTCGACGCCGGCGGGCCCGTCGTCTTCCCCATGAGTTACATCGCCGACGGCAACCTCATCTACTTCCACACCGCACCCGGCAGCACCCTGCTCGCTGCATTGGAGATGCGGCAGGTGACCTTCGAGATCGACCATGTCGAGAACGTAGCCGAGCCGGGAACACCACCGGCGCGGGAGCAGAGTTGGAGCGTGTTGGCCTTCGGTCGTTTGCGCACGCTCACGGACGAGGACGAGCTTGCCCAAGTACGTCGGTCGCGACTTCGACCGTGGGCAGATGACGAAGACTCCTACTACCTTCGCATGGACGTCGCAACATTGGCCGGCCGCCGCTTCCTCTGACTGACCCCTGATCCGGAGTCGCTCCCCCGTGTCGTCATCAACTGGTGACGCTCGGGTGGTGTTCTGGGTTCTGGTCCCCACCGGGCTCACGCGTGGCCCTTGCGGAATGAGACTTCGGCTACCTCGATGCTCGTGGAGATGGTCTCGGCGCCGCATCTGTGGCGTGAGGACTACAAGCCGATCTCGACTGGCGGGCGACGGGCATTGTGGCGGGCCAGGCTGCGGAGTCGCGGTCCTTGTGCAGGGTGCCATTCGTGCCCGGTGACTGGTCGACGGCGAACGCGTGGCCACGACGCTGTCCGATGGCGTCGATCCAGGCGCGGTCGTGGGTGGCGTAGATGCGGGTGGACAGTCGTCCGCGGGACAGGGCGACGTAGGCGCGTTCGGCGCTCGCCGACGCGGAGGGTGTGAAGAAGGCTGTCGTCGATGGTGGCGCCTTGGGCGGTGTCGACCGTGCGGGCGTACCCGTAATCGACGTGCTTGCCGGCGTACTCGGCGGGAGAGTCACGCGCGAGGGTCAGTCTGGGGTGCGGTCGCGGCGTCGAGTCCGATCGTGATTCGGCGGCGGTTGGCAGCCCTGACGTGGCCGGTCATGCCGTTGCGGACCGCGATCGTTGTGCCATCGGGCCGGTGTGTCGGGGTTGCGGCACAGGACGATCTCGTCCCTGACGGCGAGTGTGATGGCGCGGTGGTCGTGGGGCTGCAGGAAGACGCGTGAGCGTCTGGCGACGTCGCCGCGGGCGACGAGTTGGGCGCGGGCCAGCCGGTTGAGTGTCGGCGACGGTGACACGTTCGGTGGCGAGCATGAGCACCTGGTCGCCTGCGAAGCGTCAGCCAGTCATCAACCATCGCCGCCCACGCGTCGTGGTCGGACGCCGCGCCCTGCGCGCGGAGCAAGGCGACTGCTGCCGTAGGTTGGTGGTCGCGGAGGAGTTCGGGGGGCGTCGCGATGGACCGGGTCGCGGAACCGGTGATTCTGTCCGAGGACGGCCGAGCCGCTGAACGAGGGCGTAGTGGCCACCGCCGACATCGACCGACGGGATATGGCAGGTGATCGCCGACGTCGACGACCTTGCCGTCGACCGCATCGACGGCGCGCTGCGGAGCGAGACGGCTGCGGGTGGGGTCATGGCCTCGTAAGGACCACCACGACACCCTTGGGCAGCGTGCGTCGGCCGTGTCGAGGTTCGGTGAGGAGTCGATCGACGGTGGAGTGGAGGCGTCGCTGATGCCACGTGGTGGGCCGGACGGAGATATATTGATAGATGTCGATGTGCTATCCTGCCAGTACATCGACGCTCGTCAATGTATCGGGCATACTGGGGACATGACGACGACGGACGAACGCGTTACCGCCGACTGCTGCGTGCCGCTGCTCGACGCTCCGATCACCGAGACCGATGCGCAGCAGATGGCACAGCTGTTCAAGGCCCTGGCGGACCCGGCCCGGCTGCGGCTGTTGTCGCTCATCGCGGCGCGGCCTGCGGGGGAGGCGTGCAACTGTGATCTCGTCGAGCCGGTTGGCCTGTCGCAACCGACGGTGTCGCACCACCTGAAGGTACTGCACGACAGCGGGCTGCTGGACCGGGAACGGCGTGGTCAGTGGGTCTACTACCGCGTCCGCCGCGACCAGCTGGAGATGATGCGCTCCGCCCTGGCGTAGGCCGATCGGTCGGCTCGCCACCCTGCAGCACGGCGCCCCAGGTTATTGATGAACGTCGATGCGTGCGCTACCTTCGATATAGATGAACGTCGATGCGCCCCTAGGCGCAGGAGTGGCAACGATGAGCGACGTGCGTGGCGACGACCTACGCGAGCAGGTCCGGCGGCGGTATGCGGCGGCGGCCACCACGACGACCCCGGTCGGTGGCGACTGCTGTGGAGGTGGCTGCGGGACCACGGCGGCCGAGGACTTCGGCGTCGCGCTTTACTCCGTCGAGGAGCGGTCGGTGCTGCCCGAGGCGGCGGCGCTGGCCAGTCTCGGTTGTGGCAACCCAACTGCGGTCGCCGCCATCGCCGAGGGGGAGACGGTGCTTGACCTCGGATCGGGCGGTGGGATCGATGTCCTGCTGTCCGCCGCCAGGGTGGGACCAACCGGGTTCGTCTACGGCGTGGACATGACCGACGAGATGCTAGACCTCGCCGGGCGCAACGCTGCCGACGCCGGTGTGGACAACGTCGAGTTCCGCAAGGGTGACATCGAGGCGTTGCCGCTTCCCGACATGTCCGTCGACCTGATCATCTCCAACTGCGTCGTCAACCTGTCGGTTGATAAGCCGGCGGTGTTCGCCGAGATGCACCGAGTGCTTCGAGCGGGGGGCCGCATAGGTATCAGCGACGTCGTCGCCGAGGACCACCTCAGCGCCGACGAGCGAGCCGAGCGAGGCAGCTACGTCGGCTGTATCGCTGGCGCCCTGTCGTTCGCCGAGTACCGCGATGGGCTGGCCGCCGCGGGCTTCGACTCCATCGAGATCGAACCGACGCGCAGCGTCGTCGACGACATGCACAGCGCGGTCGTCCGCGCAACGAAGCCTTTGCGTCATGCCTGACTCAGGCGCTGGCGCCGCCAGGAGAACGAGGCCGGGGCCTCATGCACCATGAAGACCCGGGGGTGGCCGATACCCGGACGGTGTGACGGTACCTGCGCGTGACCCTGGGTGTGGGCGCTAGGCTGCCTCGGACAGAAACCATGCGCTGCGGGCGGTTTCCGTCCACGATCATGTCGGCGGGTCGTCGACCGGACAGAAGCCCGCCGGGCCATGGCGTGACGATCCCCATGATCACCTCCCCACCGGCCACGGCCCGGCGCGAGTCGTGCGACGTCGACGATCAGCGGCGCTCGCGCCTGGGAGGACCTCGGCTGCCTCACGGTCGGGTGCCGATGCCTTCAAGTGCATGGCGCGAGGTGGTTCAGTCAGCCGTCGGACGGCAGCGTGCGGCCGACCACGACCCAGTACATCACGAAGAGGCGACCAGTACGATCGTGCCGACAGATTCCACCGATCCCTCTGCCACGCCCCCAAGTACGAACAGCAGGGGCGGGAGCGGACCAGCCACAGCATCGCAACTGCCGCACGCCGGGGCAGGACGGCCGGCACGATGGACGTGACCGCCTGCAGTGTCAGCGCGATCGGCATCGTCAGCACGCCAAAGGCCATCGCTGCCATTGGGCCGAGCGACCCAACCCGACACACCGTTCTCGTCGATTCCGAGCAGCGTCCCGACGCGACCGGGAGGAAGACCGGCGGGGCCCGCGAGCGCGACCGACGACCACCAGACGGCTGCCCGCAGACCCCGCGATGCCTGCGGTGGGCGAGCAGGAGGCCCTGGCAGCACACCGCGACCTGCACGACGGTGGGCACCAGGGTCGGTTCGTCTGTGGACGACGGCGTGGGCGACCAGTGCGGCGAGCAGCGGGTTGACGAGCACGGCCGCTGCGCCGGGGCTGCCGATGAAGACGCCACGCCACGGTTGCTGCGGTCAACGGGACCACGAGCCCCACACGGATGCGGTCATTGGCCCGTGGCGTCAAGCCTCTGGCCGATGGCAGCGTGTCGGCCGCGCAGCGCGGTGGCGAACACGATGACCCGGCGAGCGGGAAGACGTACGTCCACTACCACGGCACGGCCGGCAGCACCCCCGCGGTGATCATCAGGTCGCCGCGCATCCCCTGATGCCGGCGGACCGCCAGGCCGGCGATGACCACCAGGCCCCGGCGGCGGCGATGATGCGCGCGATCAGGCCTCCGACGGTGGGGTCCTCGAGTGGCGTCGACACGCCGGTGCCGCCTTCGATCCCGCCAATCACACAGGCCAGGGCCTGCCACCACGTCCGCCGCAGCCATGACCACATGTGTGCGCCCCTGACGTCGCTGGCCGGCCGCGCGTGGCCGCCAGCTGGGCGCGTCGCCACCACAGGTCGCTGACCATGCCCACCACGACCCGGCGGACGATCGACGCCGCGACCAGAGCTGAGGTGGTCTCGATCGTCGCCGCCCACGCCCGCTGCTCCCACACATCCGAACGGATCTCGGCTCTCCACCGGCCGGCGACCAGGGCCGGCAGCGCCGCGGTGTAACGGTCGACCCGCCAGCGGGCGAACGCGTCGGCACGGTCGATCCCGCTCATGTGCCCGCACGCCCCGGCCGGCGGCCGGGCGTCGCGGCGGCTTGCTGCGCGCGCCATCCGGCCAGCGCCCGCTCGCCGGCGCCGGTCACCTCGTACAGCCAATGCCGCGGCCGGTCCTCCTCCGCGGCGATCGTGGGATCCTCCCACTGGGAGGCCAGCAGCCCGCGATCTTCCAGGCGGCCCAGTGCCTTGTACAGCGTGTCGTGCTACGTCAACGACCGCGCCCCTGCACCCTCGGCGAGCGCCTTGGCGAGCTCGAACCCGTGGAACCGCGGCTGCCCGAACCGCTGCGCTGCGATTACGGTCGCGAGGATCTCGACCTCGAGCCGCAGCAGGGTTTCGGGCTTGCGACGCACGATGCACAGCATGATGATCATCGAACACGTGCGGGTGATCATGTATCACGCGTGATACGCTACTGGTCATGAGTGAAGTCAATGTGCGCGAACTCCGCAACCATGGCAGCGAGGTGCTCGACCGCGTCACCCGCGGAGAGACACTGACCGTTACCCGCGCCGGGGTCCCAGTGGCAGAGCTCCGGCCGCTGCCGCGCAAGGCGACGGCCGCCTCCGCGTTGCTCGCGAGATGGCGCCGACTGCCATACGTCGACCCCGATCAACTGCGCAGCGACCTCGACGGCGTCATCGACGCCGGCCTGTGAGCGAACCGGCCGTCCATGGGCTGTTGGACACCAACACGGTGATTCTCCTGCCGCAGCTCGACGACCCATCGATGCTGCCCGCCGAGCCGCTCATCAGCACCATCACGCTCGCAGAGCT is a window from the Euzebyales bacterium genome containing:
- a CDS encoding pyridoxamine 5'-phosphate oxidase family protein, with amino-acid sequence MLRTRTSMNELSSDECLDLLTTRRPRVGRLAFVDAGGPVVFPMSYIADGNLIYFHTAPGSTLLAALEMRQVTFEIDHVENVAEPGTPPAREQSWSVLAFGRLRTLTDEDELAQVRRSRLRPWADDEDSYYLRMDVATLAGRRFL
- a CDS encoding metalloregulator ArsR/SmtB family transcription factor produces the protein MTTTDERVTADCCVPLLDAPITETDAQQMAQLFKALADPARLRLLSLIAARPAGEACNCDLVEPVGLSQPTVSHHLKVLHDSGLLDRERRGQWVYYRVRRDQLEMMRSALA
- the arsM gene encoding arsenite methyltransferase, which encodes MSDVRGDDLREQVRRRYAAAATTTTPVGGDCCGGGCGTTAAEDFGVALYSVEERSVLPEAAALASLGCGNPTAVAAIAEGETVLDLGSGGGIDVLLSAARVGPTGFVYGVDMTDEMLDLAGRNAADAGVDNVEFRKGDIEALPLPDMSVDLIISNCVVNLSVDKPAVFAEMHRVLRAGGRIGISDVVAEDHLSADERAERGSYVGCIAGALSFAEYRDGLAAAGFDSIEIEPTRSVVDDMHSAVVRATKPLRHA
- a CDS encoding type II toxin-antitoxin system prevent-host-death family antitoxin, producing the protein MSEVNVRELRNHGSEVLDRVTRGETLTVTRAGVPVAELRPLPRKATAASALLARWRRLPYVDPDQLRSDLDGVIDAGL